The Sinomicrobium kalidii genome contains a region encoding:
- a CDS encoding CopG family transcriptional regulator has product MARQTVTINAPNDLWMKHQLEKKYSSKSGSINDLIRKERLWPRNELIRGEESGISNKTMTEILQTAKERAKKG; this is encoded by the coding sequence ATGGCAAGACAAACAGTAACAATTAACGCACCCAACGACCTTTGGATGAAACACCAGCTTGAAAAAAAATATTCAAGCAAAAGCGGGTCGATCAATGATTTGATCCGTAAAGAACGCTTATGGCCGAGGAATGAACTGATCAGGGGTGAAGAAAGCGGCATTTCAAACAAAACCATGACCGAAATATTGCAAACCGCCAAAGAGCGTGCTAAAAAAGGTTAA
- a CDS encoding arabinan endo-1,5-alpha-L-arabinosidase, translating into MKTSLFVFLSVCAVFSACNSEAGPAQTMLSVNAEPTSEMSEGTGLVGLTGLNDASRIIKSGDKYFWYSTGGGIRMRWTASPESGVWNSGPDVFPTRPAFWADYSPINMAWAPDIVYHVISGEYRMYYCVSSLGSTKSAIGLATNTTLDPADPDYAWVDKGIVISTEEGDPYNALDPCPVRTPENSWFLCFGSHFGGIKLIRLGPDGKRHPTLTNMWSLARKEPKANSAIEAAAIYPGTKNGTAGFWLFVNWGTGLGHEENATYEVRMGWSTDIRGPYVDKNGTNMYNGGGTVFMPNKQTFIWDNSTRIGRGHIGIIKGEKLDGTHPDWVSYSYWLENPPSGENGKRFGLQRLKADADGWPDDRILFQN; encoded by the coding sequence ATGAAAACTTCTCTTTTTGTATTTCTGAGTGTCTGTGCCGTATTTTCGGCTTGTAATTCCGAAGCCGGACCTGCCCAAACAATGTTATCCGTAAATGCTGAACCAACCAGCGAAATGTCTGAAGGAACAGGACTGGTTGGCCTTACCGGCCTGAATGATGCGTCGCGCATTATAAAGTCTGGGGACAAGTATTTCTGGTACTCGACCGGCGGAGGCATCAGAATGAGGTGGACCGCGTCGCCGGAAAGCGGCGTGTGGAACAGCGGACCGGACGTATTTCCCACCCGCCCTGCCTTCTGGGCAGACTACAGCCCCATAAATATGGCCTGGGCCCCTGACATTGTCTATCATGTGATCTCCGGAGAGTACCGCATGTATTATTGTGTATCCAGCCTTGGGAGTACCAAATCGGCCATTGGGCTCGCCACGAACACAACATTAGATCCGGCCGATCCCGATTATGCATGGGTCGATAAGGGAATTGTGATCTCAACCGAGGAAGGCGATCCGTACAATGCCCTGGATCCCTGTCCGGTCCGTACGCCCGAAAACTCATGGTTCCTTTGTTTCGGATCGCATTTCGGCGGGATCAAACTGATCCGGCTTGGCCCGGATGGAAAGAGGCATCCGACCCTGACCAATATGTGGAGCCTGGCCAGAAAGGAGCCCAAGGCAAATAGTGCCATTGAAGCCGCTGCCATATATCCGGGGACCAAAAACGGTACAGCCGGATTCTGGCTTTTTGTGAACTGGGGTACCGGTCTCGGCCACGAGGAGAACGCTACTTACGAAGTTCGTATGGGATGGTCAACCGATATCCGCGGACCATATGTAGACAAGAACGGTACGAATATGTACAACGGGGGAGGAACCGTTTTTATGCCCAATAAACAGACCTTTATCTGGGATAACAGCACCCGTATCGGACGGGGACATATTGGTATTATCAAAGGTGAAAAGCTGGATGGAACGCATCCGGACTGGGTCAGTTATTCCTATTGGCTCGAAAACCCGCCTTCAGGCGAGAATGGCAAGCGGTTCGGGCTGCAACGGTTAAAAGCGGATGCCGACGGCTGGCCGGACGATCGGATTCTGTTTCAGAATTGA
- a CDS encoding alpha/beta hydrolase-fold protein, with product MKKVCFILILLFTINQVVSQNRNEKAFGNSIVFKSDILQEEREIQIFLPADYTKNSKKYPVLYVIDAQRYFLNGIVFQQNLAWREIAPEFIVVGINTDAVKRRNLFYKESSKFIRFLEKELIPDINTKYRTLDERIYFGWEMAAGLGIQLFANKPYLFNGFLLASPTHISRDRLEMVSKMLKQNAQDDLKLYATLGTVENWATESMSSLDSIFQKHPVKNIKWNYNLSDKENHYTTPLTTINEGLKLFFSDYGPIRFYSIKEFLDFGGIESLKKHYQTRGKKYHISEDIHSDTKHYLLLQAHKENNFKIFEELMPEIDGKTFIKNYYRQARWFRRFSGFYLDNNRLADALEILESGLHKFPNASMLHFAKGNYYKIKGNFKESRKWYKKAIQIARMNNEPELEKYTTEMKKQN from the coding sequence ATGAAAAAAGTCTGTTTCATACTAATCCTTCTTTTCACAATAAATCAGGTTGTATCTCAAAATAGAAACGAAAAAGCATTTGGTAATTCAATAGTTTTTAAATCTGATATTTTACAGGAAGAACGGGAAATCCAGATTTTCTTACCTGCTGACTACACGAAAAATTCAAAAAAATATCCGGTGCTTTATGTAATTGATGCACAACGTTATTTTTTGAATGGCATTGTATTCCAGCAAAATCTTGCCTGGCGGGAAATTGCACCAGAATTCATTGTTGTCGGGATTAACACAGACGCTGTAAAAAGACGCAATCTATTTTATAAAGAGTCGTCTAAATTTATTCGATTCCTGGAAAAAGAACTGATTCCCGACATAAATACCAAATATAGAACACTGGATGAGCGAATTTATTTTGGCTGGGAAATGGCAGCCGGTCTGGGTATTCAGCTATTTGCAAACAAACCTTATCTTTTTAATGGCTTTCTTTTGGCAAGTCCCACACATATTTCCAGAGACCGCTTAGAAATGGTGAGCAAAATGTTGAAACAAAACGCACAAGATGATTTAAAACTATATGCAACATTAGGAACTGTTGAAAATTGGGCAACAGAATCCATGTCTTCTTTAGATTCCATTTTTCAAAAGCATCCGGTAAAAAACATAAAATGGAACTATAATCTTTCAGATAAAGAGAATCATTACACAACGCCATTAACCACTATAAATGAGGGGCTGAAATTATTTTTTAGTGACTATGGTCCAATCCGGTTTTATTCAATTAAAGAGTTTTTGGATTTCGGAGGTATTGAAAGTCTTAAAAAACATTATCAAACCAGGGGCAAAAAATATCATATTTCAGAAGATATTCACTCTGACACAAAACACTACCTTTTATTGCAAGCTCATAAAGAAAATAATTTTAAAATTTTTGAGGAGTTAATGCCTGAAATCGACGGCAAAACTTTTATTAAGAATTACTATAGACAAGCCAGATGGTTCAGGAGATTTTCCGGTTTTTACCTTGACAATAACAGGTTAGCTGATGCTCTTGAGATTTTAGAATCAGGACTTCATAAATTTCCGAATGCTTCAATGTTACATTTTGCAAAAGGAAATTATTATAAGATAAAAGGAAATTTTAAAGAATCGAGAAAATGGTATAAAAAAGCGATTCAAATCGCAAGAATGAATAATGAACCTGAACTGGAAAAGTATACTACTGAAATGAAAAAACAGAACTAG